A region of the Agrobacterium sp. RAC06 genome:
AACAGGGCGCCGGCAACCGCGATCGGGCCGGGCAGGATGTATTGCGGAACGCCCGAGACCCAAACGCCGACCTGCCAGACGATAATCAGCAGACAGACAACGAGGATGGGAACGAGGATTTTCAACAGCGTTTCGGCCGGTCCGGTCATCAGTGATGCTCCCCGCCCATGGCTTCGATCAGGGTCTTCGAAACGGTTTCACAGGCCTGACGGTATTCCTCGGAGGTGCGGTAAAATGCGTCCCGTTCCAGGCTGGTCTGCAGCGGGAAGTCGGCATGCACGCGGCCTGGCCTTGCCTTCATCACCACAATGCGGCTCGAGAGGTAAGCGCTTTCGAAGACGGAGTGGGTGACGAAGATTACCGTGATGCCGGTCTCCTTCCAGAGGGCCAGCACATCGTCGTTCAGCTTCTGCCGGGTGATTTCGTCGAGGGCGGCGAAGGGTTCGTCCATCAAAAGCAGTTTCGGCTTGGTGACGAGGGCGCGGGCGATCGAGACGCGCATCTTCATGCCGCCGGAAAGTTCGCGCGGATAGGCGTCCGTGAAATCCTTGAGGCCGACCCGATCGAGGGCAGCCAGGATATCAGCCCTGGCGGCAGACTTGGAGATGCCGCGCAGCTTGAGCGGCAGGTAGACATTGCCGAAGACGGTCGCCCAGGGCATCAGCGTCGGTTCCTGGAAGACGAAGGAAATGTCGCCTTCGGGCAGGCCTTTGGAGTTGATGCGGGAGCTTGGCCAGTCAATGGTGCCGGTTGTGACGTCACCGAGGCCGGCGATGATGCGCAGTGCCGTCGACTTGCCGCAGCCGGAGGGGCCGAGCAGCGAGACGAACTCGCCGCCGTTGACGGTGAGCGACATGTCCGTGAGTGCGACCGTGCCGCTGGAAAAGACCTTGGACACGTCCTTCATCACCACGAGCGCCCGGCGCTGTTCGGGAGGGGGCGAGGTGATGGGGTCTTCGGTGGCTGGCAAACTGGTCATTCTGTCTCGCGTTACATCCGCGTTGCATTCTGGTGTTGCGGCAGTGGTGGTGTTGCGAGGTGGGTTACCCCCCTCTGTCCTGCCGGACATCTCCCCCTCAAGGGGGGAGATCGGATTGCGGCTTATGCTTTACCCTCCCCTCGAGGGGGAGGGTCGGCACGCAGTGCCGGGGTGGGGTGATGTCAGCGGATACGGCCGATCACACCCACCCGCAGCTTCGCTGCGACCTCCCCCCTCAAGGGGGAGGTGGAGATTACTTCTTCAGCCCCATGCCCACGCCCTTGCAGACGAACTGGGTGGTGTAGGCCTTCTTGTAGTCGAGGTCTGCCGGCTGGACGCCGATCTGGACCATGGCGTCGAAGAAGGCCTTGTACTTCTCGTCGGTCATGCAGCCGATGCCCTTTTCCAGCGCTTCGGCGGATTCGACGATGCCATATTCCTTCATCTTGGCGATCGAATACTCGATCTGACCATCCGTCATTTCCGGATTGTCCTTCTTGATGAGGTCGTTGGCGGCCTTGTTGTCGCCGTAGAGGTAGTTGTACCAGCCTTCAGCCGAGGCATCGACGAAGCGCTGGACGAGATCGGGCTTGCTTTCGACCATGGTCGTCGTGGTCGTGATCATCGTCGAATAGGGATTGTAGCCGTTGTCGGCGAGAAGGAAGACCTTCGGTGCCCAGCCGGCCTGCTTCTCGATCTCATAGGGTTCCGACGTCAGGTAACCCTGCTGCGCGGACTTCGGGTCGGCGATGAAGGGGGCGGGGTTGAAGGTATAGGGCTTGTACTTCTCGTCGGTGAAGCCCTCGAAGTTCTTCTTCATCCACTCATAATAGGTGACGTAGCCGTCCTTGCCCATGAAGATGCTATCGAGCTTGGCGAGGTCGGCAAACTTCTCGATGCCCTGATCGGGATGGGCGAGCAGGACCTGTGGGTCCTTCTGGAAGATGGCTGCGACGTCGATGAGCGGGATGCCTTCCTTGACGGCATCCATTTCGCCGAGCGGGCTGCCCATGTAGAAATCAACCTTGCCGGCGATCAGCAGTGCGCGGTTCGCAGCCTGCGGGCCGCCCTGGATCACGGTGACCTTCAGGCCGTATTTTTCATAGGTGCCGTCGGCCACGGCCTGGTAGAAGCCGCCATGTTCAGCCTGGGCCAGCCAGTTGGTGCCGTAGGTGACCTCGTCGAGGGCGAGAGCGGCGGAAGTTGAACACAGCGAAGCTGCAAGGCCCATCAGGGCAAAGAGGCTGGTCTTGGTGAGCGTGTCGCGCATTGATCGTTCCCCTGTTCGTTGCAGGACCCGTTTTCGGGCTCCCTTTTCAGTCATTTGATCGGTCCGATTGCGTCTTGAAAAGCATCAAATTTCGCCCGCATCGATGCTTTTTTTGCACTGCTCACGAGATTGATGCATAGTGATGCGGCATGACTAATTTTTACGCAGCGGAGGCCTCGTGCTGCACTCCAGAAAGCTCATCTACATCAACGAAATCGTCCGTTGTGGCTCTATCCGGAAGGCGGCCCAGCGCCTCAATGTCGCATCATCTGCGGTCAACCGCCAGATCCTGGCGCTGGAGGAAGAACTCGGGGCGCCACTCTTCGAGCGTTTGCCGAAAGGGCTCAGGCTGACGGCCGCCGGTGAGCTCTGTGTCGAGCACATCCGCGATGTGCTGAAGAACTACGAGCGGCTT
Encoded here:
- a CDS encoding ABC transporter ATP-binding protein; protein product: MTSLPATEDPITSPPPEQRRALVVMKDVSKVFSSGTVALTDMSLTVNGGEFVSLLGPSGCGKSTALRIIAGLGDVTTGTIDWPSSRINSKGLPEGDISFVFQEPTLMPWATVFGNVYLPLKLRGISKSAARADILAALDRVGLKDFTDAYPRELSGGMKMRVSIARALVTKPKLLLMDEPFAALDEITRQKLNDDVLALWKETGITVIFVTHSVFESAYLSSRIVVMKARPGRVHADFPLQTSLERDAFYRTSEEYRQACETVSKTLIEAMGGEHH
- a CDS encoding ABC transporter substrate-binding protein — encoded protein: MRDTLTKTSLFALMGLAASLCSTSAALALDEVTYGTNWLAQAEHGGFYQAVADGTYEKYGLKVTVIQGGPQAANRALLIAGKVDFYMGSPLGEMDAVKEGIPLIDVAAIFQKDPQVLLAHPDQGIEKFADLAKLDSIFMGKDGYVTYYEWMKKNFEGFTDEKYKPYTFNPAPFIADPKSAQQGYLTSEPYEIEKQAGWAPKVFLLADNGYNPYSTMITTTTTMVESKPDLVQRFVDASAEGWYNYLYGDNKAANDLIKKDNPEMTDGQIEYSIAKMKEYGIVESAEALEKGIGCMTDEKYKAFFDAMVQIGVQPADLDYKKAYTTQFVCKGVGMGLKK